From Leptodactylus fuscus isolate aLepFus1 chromosome 11, aLepFus1.hap2, whole genome shotgun sequence, one genomic window encodes:
- the LOC142185537 gene encoding olfactory receptor 5AR1-like, producing MFRNDTTFIIQGITDDPQLQVIIFCLVLLIYLTTLTGNLTFLLLVCFDHHLHTPMYFFLGNLSIVDILCSTITQHNVLLSFMTKDKSISYVSCMTQMYMFGSLTGHELLILTAMSYDRYVAICRPLLYHNVMNKRTCILLSGACWAWGFLQVMPPLGVFYTYTCYSSTVINHFFCDILPLMKLSCNDTSLLHTFFFMECLVLIGATPFILTFIPYIFIIRNILKIRSTNGKHKAFYTCSSHITVVLLLYTTLCSQYLSLEVNDSTKLYALFNTAAVPLLNPLIYSLKNKDVKAALKRNMVQFK from the coding sequence ATGTTTAGGAATGACACCACATTTATCATACAAGGAATCACAGATGATCCACAGCTTCAGGTTATCATCTTCTGCCTGGTTCTTCTCATATATCTCACCACTCTCACTGGTAACCTGACCTTCCTATTACTGGTCTGCTTTGATCATCATCTCCACACCCCCATGTACTTTTTTCTTGGTAACTTGTCCATCGTAGATATCTTATGTTCCACCATCACTCAACATAATGTCCTTTTAAGCTTTATGACCAAAGACAAGTCCATCTCCTATGTTTCGTGCATGACCCAGATGTACATGTTTGGATCTCTAACCGGTCATGAGTTATTGATATTGACTGCGATGAGTTACGATCGCTATGTTGCCATCTGTAGACCGCTCCTGTATCACAATGTCATGAATAAGAGGACATGTATCCTTCTGAGCGGCGCTTGCTGGGCGTGGGGATTTTTACAAGTCATGCCACCACTTGGCGTCTTCTACACCTATACTTGCTACTCATCCACGGTGATCAACCACTTCTTCTGTGACATCCTTCCATTGATGAAACTATCTTGTAACGACACTTCATTACTCCACACCTTCTTTTTTATGGAGTGTTTAGTGCTTATAGGTGCTACTCCATTCATTCTAACCTTCATTCCATACATCTTTATCATACGTAACATTCTGAAGATACGTTCCACCAACGGGAAACATAAAGCTTTCTATACATGTTCCTCACACATCACAGTTGTTCTGTTGCTCTACACAACTCTTTGTAGCCAGTATCTATCACTAGAAGTGAACGACTCAACAAAACTATACGCTTTGTTCAACACTGCTGCCGTCCCTCTACTAAACCCATTGATTTACAGTTTGAAGAATAAGGATGTTAAAGCAGCTCTTAAGAGGAACATGGTGCAGTTCAAGTGA
- the LOC142185538 gene encoding olfactory receptor 8D1-like, with product MQTNQTQIRYFIIMGISNDPQLQLPIFLLVLLIYLSILCGNLTILVACQDPQLHTPMYFFLGNLSIMDIGYSTIALHKILIQFVAGDRTVSFMACMAQMHMFGSLAGANLFMLTAMGYDRYVAICKPLRYHMVMSTGTCGILASTCWVLGLLQVTPFTVIVCGFSCYSSIEINHFFCDIVPFMRITCNDTSLLRTLFILEGLLTMILIPFLLTFVSYIFIIRDILRIRSSSGRLKAFYTCSSHLTVVTLLYTMLFSQYLTPNLSSNLESKKLFALFNTAAVPLLNPLIYSLKNKDVKRALKRILSHIRHW from the coding sequence ATGCAGACAAACCAGACACAAATCAGATATTTCATCATTATGGGGATATCCAATGATCCCCAACTTCAACTCCCGATCTTCCTTCTGGTTCTCCTGATTTATCTCTCCATCTTATGCGGTAACCTGACCATTCTCGTTGCTTGTCAGGACCCTCAGCTCCACACGCCCATGTACTTCTTCTTAGGCAACTTGTCTATCATGGACATCGGTTATTCCACCATTGCGTTACATAAGATCCTTATACAATTCGTGGCCGGGGATAGAACGGTTTCCTTCATGGCTTGCATGGCCCAGATGCATATGTTCGGTTCCTTGGCTGGCGCTAACCTATTCATGTTGACGGCCATGGGCTATGATCGATACGTCGCCATCTGTAAGCCCTTGCGGTATCACATGGTTATGAGTACTGGTACATGTGGTATATTGGCCTCTACCTGTTGGGTTTTGGGGTTGTTACAAGTCACTCCATTCACTGTTATTGTTTGTGGCTTCTCTTGTTATTCTTCTATTGAAATCAACCACTTCTTCTGCGACATTGTCCCGTTCATGAGAATTACCTGCAACGACACTTCTCTTCTGAGGACCCTCTTCATCCTCGAGGGTCTTCTTACCATGATACTGATACCATTTCTTCTAACGTTTGTGTCCTACATATTTATAATACGTGACATACTAAGGATACGTTCCAGCTCTGGAAGACTGAAGGCCTTCTATACGTGTTCCTCACACCTCACAGTGGTCACATTACTCTATACAATGCTGTTCAGCCAATATCTGACCCCAAACCTGAGCAGCAATTTGGAGTCCAAGAAACTTTTTGCTCTTTTCAACACAGCGGCCGTTCCTTTGCTAAATCCATTGATCTACAGTCTTAAGAATAAAGATGTGAAAAGGGCTCTGAAGAGGATCCTATCCCATATTAGACACTGGTGA